A region from the Malus domestica chromosome 07, GDT2T_hap1 genome encodes:
- the LOC139197602 gene encoding uncharacterized protein, which yields MVSSFSNPGFPPVHTHPPTFSAMVAAPKDSLRETLDALFAPYLAKIRRARELALSAEGDSTPTLMFAISDGGVPDPAPMIADDAAGIDLGQKIIPRVAASTNQILPLLSSSPLLRALANPPVRPPSNSNASLANSPSQPLHSNDIVAATIPLRNVEKTRPVAIVTTMPLFPISATFSTESAHAHNHNLVLSTKEATTMAHVLGFPLKKAGATKSVGISHTNTTKRRHEDLGSRRTIPAIQALPHRYLQVLSV from the exons ATGGTATCATCCTTCTCGAATCCTGGTTTCCCTCCTGTGCACACCCACCCACCTACGTTTTCTGCCATGGTTGCTGCGCCCAAGGATTCGCTTCGCGAGACCCTGGATGCTCTATTCGCACCCTACCTGGCTAAGATCCGCCGTGCCCGTGAGTTGGCTCTCAGCGCTGAGGGAGACTCCACTCCAACCCTTATGTTCGCTATCAGTGATGGGGGAGTTCCTGATCCAGCCCCGATGATTGCCGATGACGCTGCAGGAATCGATCTCGGTCAGAAAATAATTCCACGAGTCGCTGCATCAACTAATCAGATTCTGCCGTTGCTCTCGTCATCGCCGTTATTGCGAGCACTAGCAAATCCTCCTGTCAGGCCACCGTCGAACTCAAACGCTTCATTGGCAAATTCGCCCAGCCAGCCGCTACACTCAAATGATATTGTAGCAGCCACAATTCCATTGCGGAATGTTGAGAAAACCAGGCCCGTTGCGATTGTGACCACAATGCCGCTATTTCCGATTTCAGCAACCTTTAGCACTGAATCAGCCCACGCTCACAATCACAACCTCGTTTTGAGCACCAAGGAAGCTACAACAATGGCGCATGTTCTGGGTTTTCCTCTCAAGAAAGCAGGAGCTACTAAATCTGTAGGTATATCTCATACAAACACCACGAAGCGTCGACACGAG gatttaggatcgaggcgtacaatcccggcaatccaggcacttccgcatcggtATCTtcaagtcctctcggtgtag